In Panthera leo isolate Ple1 chromosome B3, P.leo_Ple1_pat1.1, whole genome shotgun sequence, a single genomic region encodes these proteins:
- the FBXL22 gene encoding F-box and leucine-rich protein 22, with protein MHLTQLNRECLLHLFSFLDKDSRKNLARTCPQLQDVFEDPTLWPLLHFHSLVELKKDNFLLSPALRSLSICWYSSRVQVCSIEDWLKSAFQRTICSRHESLVNDFLFQVCDRCPNLESVTLSGCGHVTDDCLVRLLRCCQHLRALRLENCARVTNRTLAAVATHGRALQTLHVDFCRNVSAAGLRRLSAACPRLALRAEHSATMIPDQLPRAPGTALRKLLPR; from the exons ATGCATCTCACCCAGCTCAACCGGGAGTGCCTGCTGcacctcttctccttcctggacAAGGACAGCAGGAAGAACCTTGCCAGGACCTGCCCCCAGCTCCAGGACGTGTTTGAGGACCCCACACTCTGGCCCCTGCTGCACTTTCACTCCCTCGTAGAACTCAAGAAGGACAACTTCCTGCTGAGCCCAGCCCTCAGGAGCCTCTCCATCTGCTGGTACTCTAGTCGCGTGCAGGTGTGCAGTATTGAGGACTGGCTCAAGAGCGCCTTCCAGAGGACCATCTGCAGCCGGCATGAGAGTCTGGTCAATGATTTCCTCTTCCAGGTGTGCGACAG GTGCCCCAACCTCGAGTCCGTCACGCTTTCAGGATGCGGCCATGTCACCGACGACTGCCTCGTGCGCCTACTGCGCTGCTGCCAGCACTTGCGTGCGCTGCGCCTGGAGAACTGCGCGCGCGTCACCAACCGCACGCTTGCTGCTGTGGCGACGCACGGGCGCGCGCTGCAGACCCTGCACGTGGACTTTTGCCGCAACGTGAGCGCGGCCGGCCTGCGCCGCCTGAGCGCCGCGTGCCCGCGCCTGGCGCTGCGAGCCGAGCACAGCGCGACGATGATCCCCGACCAGCTCCCCAGGGCGCCCGGCACTGCCCTTCGTAAGCTACTGCCGCGCTAG